GGTAAGAAATGggaacttttaaaatcatttttagtaAACTACCATTATAAAGAAGTTGTTCTATACTTGGAACTAGATCATtacttatgatttatttttaatgtaatttgggtatttatgtatatttttaatgtaatttcagTGTGTGGTTGCTGGGTTCCAGGGATTccttgttagttgcttagttcCTGACATTTGGTTTTGTTCTCTTGAGAATTGTTAAGGTTTCCAAAGATTGATTTACAAAAGCCAAACTTTAAGGAGTGATTGATAATCTATGATCCCAATTTATTcacttataataaataaaatataggacTATAACACCTGGGAGAATTGTCCACCCTAGAACTGAAATGACCATGATCACCATCCAGAATTGGCCCCCATTATGAAGGTATGAAGATGGCAAAGTTAAAAAGTCAGTATTTGTGTAGGTGGTCTAGAAtggataattatttcatttttgccaCACTAACCCTTTGGAGGTCCTAATATGATCCACAACTCTTCTTTTCTAATTCTCAGTAGATATGTTACCATTTCATCTTGGATGAAATATTTAGAACTGGAGGGAATGCATCTGATTTACATGTCCCTTTGTAATATTTTTGTAGGTATCATACTGGATAGTTCTTCCATCCTGCTAGCATAGGAattcattttgaatattttccatttatgAGCACAGTGACTGTTTGTTAAAGGGAATTAACATCTTACTGAATTCTGTCATGGACTACTTATGTTtaagatggaaaaataattttttcagcaAAAACTATTTTCCTTCCACTGAGTACTTGGTGATTATTATGGaggcactgtttttttttttttcttctcttggccaagtggctttcaggatcttagttctccaatcagggatcaaacctgtgcccactgcagtggaagcatgtagtcctaaccactgggccaccagtgaaTTCCCTGAAGGcactatttttaatagctgagtcatttgaaacaTATTATGGTTTGAGAGTCTTTTTGTGaagtttgaataatttttttaaagatttattgattcattttatttatttatgttttttggcTGCggtgggtctttgtggctgcacttgtgctttccctagttgcagagaGACTACTCTTTGTTATGGcgcatggacttcagtagttgtggcacatgagctgaGTAgcgctgtggcatgtgggatcatcccagacccggggatcaaactggtgtccttTGTGTGTTgtaagacagattcttaaccacttgaccaccagggaagccctagaataacTTTTTAAGCATATTTTATTAAGGTTTTATTTACCCACACGAAAATGCACGTGTTAGGCATATAGGTCAGTGATTTTATGTATGCTTTCTCTTGTTTGACTGCCATTTTGGTGTAGACATGAAATGTTTCTACTACCCTTAGAAAAATTCCGTCCTTACCCTTTCTAGTCAGTACTGCCATATTCTTCCATCAAGTGATACTCTGATTTCTATTAAAGATTTAACATCTTTCTGTAAAATGTTTCTGAGAGTCATTCCATTCTGCGTTAACAGAATGTTGtgtttattgctgagtagttCACCCCTATTACTCTTGAATTAGAAGTTCCTGTGTTATTCTGTCTGGACTCTACTTGATAAGAATGTGTATAGCTTGTAAAACTCCCTTTTTGAATTTGCTTTACATGTATAACTTAATTTGGGAATGATAAAACAGATACCTGGCACAtttataaagatgaaaaacaGGTAAAAATTTTTACTAGAACTGTAAAAGGAAGTTAAGTTAAAACTGTTGGTACAGGGCAAAAGAATTTTCATTCAGCTAGATATTAATAAACTAATCAACTTGATGAATTGATCTTCCAATGCAACAGATTTAATGGCAGTAAAGCAAAAATATGGGTGGGGTAAATGAAGCAAATAAATGATGCCATTGGAGCTTAAAACAGAGTACTAGGAACTCCATTTCTTGATCATTTCACAGGTGGATGATTGCATCTTGCTTGATGCTGGCTATGAAAATGCTCTCATTCATTAGGGCTTATAAAGTGGtgacattttctttataattctttTAAGAGCACAAATATTTTCCTAACGAGAGCGACTTCATTCATCAGCTCTTTGTTTACTCAAAGGTAAGGTTTATATAGTAAGGCAGGATAAGCATCTGAAATCTTCCTTTGTGTTTACCTGTTCTATAATACACCAGTTCATTCCAAAAGTCATAAATTACAGGTAATATGTATTGACTGTTTGGCCATCTGTTCTACACTTAAGTGCTTTATATGGATTAGATTATTTATAGCTTACAACACATAAGAATAGTTTACACATGAAGAAATTGAGCCTTAGAGAGTTTTCAGTACCTTGCTCAAGACCTTACAGTAAGTTGCAGAGCCCGTACTTGATCTCTGTAGGTATTCTTACTGTAGAACAAGTTCTTAACCGTTATGTCACATATCTTGTTTCCCCCATTCTGTTTCTGTATATATTAAGTAGATGTTTGTCTCCACTGAAGTCATTCAATGGAAAGGACAAAAAAGGGGCCAAGTGGAGAGTAATGTAGCATGTTGTTAGAAACCTCTCTTTATGAATCTGTTACTGGACTAATGTGGAAAAGAGCTTATAGTTTGACATACTTggataagtttttgtttttgtggtcAAGTATCCTGTAATCAGATATCTTCTGATCATGTAAAGCTTATTATCTATGGTTTTACTTAATGTCTGAGTAGTTTGGCTTTacgaaaaaatttaaaagattttatgtgAATTTGAGAATGTTGAGAGATGAATTTTCATAAATGtcaatttccatttttctgctaTGCATTCCATTGGACCAGTGGGGTATGGATACCGTTTGGTAATATTTGCTAGAGTGTGATCTAGATGGGTATGTATTCAGGTAGAATGAGTTAAATCTTATGCCTTTaatttgggggtgggagggcttcTGGTCTTGTATGTGCCTGTGATTATAACTTGTGCTTATTTTATATGCCATATCTATTTGTATGCCCCTGGTTTCTTTGCTCATTTGTTAGAAGAAAGTGGGAGAAAATCTAGAAAGGATTTCTGGCTTGTTATATTTTGCTGTAGAATAGCAGCTCTGGCAGTGGAAAAATTTGCTGAGTGAAATCTGATTCAACTCTGCTATGATGGACAAAGGGTCAAAGCATTGTTTTAACGCTTTCACATAAAGGTCTGGGAGTGTGGCCTAGAGTAGGAAGTATTTCTTTTGAAGTCTCAAGGTTTATCTTAAATGTATGGGAATTTTATGTTCTGTTCCTTTATACATTTGTTTTAACtacataaaaacattaaaagtatGTTACCTTTTTGAGTGCCTTTGCCCAAAAATTAGCATCAAGAGCCTAAGTCACTTTTTCAGTAATTGTATATTTCTTCATGTATCTGTGTTCTTTAAGAGTGTTTGAGAGCCCTAACTTGATGAACTTTTTAGAAGATGATTAAGATAATTATTCCTTTGTTTAGGATGAGAATCAGAAGTCAAGGGATAGAGGaaagatatacaaataaatacgaaagatatacaaataaatatggtAAATTGCATGATCAAGTCTTCATGAAATAGTTTTGGTGGTTTTGTTTTATATCTATCCACACTTCTTGATGAACATATTTGAATAAATCTTGAATTCATTTCTTAATGTGTGCCTTCTGTAACATCTCTTGTCTACCTTCAGGTGAGAAGCCATTTAAGTGTGACCAGTGCAGTTATGTGGCCTCTAATCAACATGAAGTGACCCGCCACGCGAGACAGGTTCACAATGGGCCTAAACCTCTAAACTGCCCACACTGTGACTACAAAACAGCAGACAGAAGTAACTTCAAAAAACACGTGGAGCTACATGTTAATCCGCGGCAGTTCAACTGCCCTGTATGTGACTATGCAGCTTCCAAGAAGTGTAATCTGCAGTATCATTTCAAATCTAAGCATCCTACTTGTCCTAATAAAACCATGGATGTCTCAAAGGTGAAACTAAAGAAAACCAAGAAGCGAGAGGCTGACTTGCCCGATAACAAAATCaccagtgagaaaacagaaacagagcagACAAAAGTAAAGGGGGATGTGACAGGGAAGAAAAACGAGAGGCCTGTAAAagtggagaagaaagagaatgttTCAAAAGAGAAGAAGCCTTGTAGTAATGCCTCAAGCCAAGTGACCACCAGAACGCGCAAATCTGCCATGGAAGGTAAGGAAGTGGATGTGTCCCCGGGAAACAATTCAGAAAAAAGCTGCAAaagcaagaaaagcaaaaggaaggTGGAAGCTGAAGCCCATTCCTTACAAGAGCCTGTTAATGATGAGGAACctgtgacaaaaaagaaaaagaaggcagaaagcaaaTCGAGAAATAGTCAGGAAGTGCCAAAGGGTGACAGCAAAGTAGAggagaataaaaagcaaaacatttgCATGAAAAACAgtacaaagaagaaaactgtgagaagtaaatcCTGTAGGAAAAGCAGCCAGCCTGCTCAGAGGAGGCCCACTCAGATGGAGTCTGCTCAGGTGGGGTGTGTTCAGACGGAGCCGCtcccgcctccttctcctccccctccccctcccatggGGTGTGGTGAGGTCAAGGCTGTCCAGAAGGGGCCTATTCACATGGAGCCATCTCCTCCCATGGAGCCTGTTCAGGTGACCCCTGTTCAGATGgagccttctcctcctcttcctcctcctcccccagagcCTGCTCAGGTGGGGTCTGTTCAGATAGAGCCtcctccgccccctccccctgTGGGGGATGCTGAGATCGAGGTTGTTCAGGAGGAGCCTGTTCAGACAGAGCCACCTCCTCCCACAGAGCCGGTCCCCAGAAGGTCTCCTCGAAAAGATAACAGAAAGGAAAAGTCCAGCATGCTGAGTGAAATGGCACGGAAGGAGCAAGTGCTTATTGAGGTTGGCTTAGTGCCTGTTAAAGACAAGCAGCTTCTAGAAGAAAGTGCGAGTGCGCAGGATCTCTTCGCACCATCACCACCCCTGccaaaggaaaagttaaaaggGGAAGAATCGGAAGACCAAAATGTGTTCCCTGCAGGCGAAGGAAATAAAGAAGCCCCTCTTGAAAAAGTGGGAGCAGAAGAGGCAGATAAGAGTCTGGCTGGTGTTGCTGCTGTTATCAAGGAATCTGCCAACACTTCATCCTCTGAACAAAACTTGAATATGCCAGAGGGTGAAACTTCAGAGGATAAACCTCAGGCTGAAGCTATGCTGTGTGCAATGGAGACGGACACTGATGAGAAGCAAGCAGAGAATTTCCCCAACAGAGACTCGGCAGTTGAAGAACCAGTTTCACCACCACTGCCTTCTCTACCGCTAGAAAAACATGAAGCCGTGTCCACAACTGCTGTGGCATCACCTCCTGTCACCGTGGCAGTAAATGAGCCTCAGGAAATGGATGAAGACGAAGGCATCCACAGTCATGATGGAAGTGACCTAAGTGACAACACGTCAGAGGATAGTGATGATTCTGGATTGAACGGGGCTCGGCTAGTTCCACAGGAGACCAGTGGGAAAGATGGAAAGGATGCCTTGGCTGTCAAAGTGGCCGAAGGAGATTTCGTTTGTATCTTCTGTGATCGTTCTTTTCGAAAGGAAAAAGATTACAGCAAGCACCTCAATCGCCATTTGGTCAATGTGTACTTCCTTGAAAAGGCAGCTCAAGGGCAGGAGTAATGAAACTCTGGTCAAGGCTTCAGTTCTTAGTGTATAAGGTCTCtgacattttatattcatttggAGTAGtagccttttgtttttaaaattaattactgtccaattttgatttttaagtgGCACTCTTTTTCTTAGGACTCCGTGTACCTATTGATGTACACATTTTAGTAAATCCAAGGGAGTTACTGTAGCAGACATCTAAATCtgtaagcttttttcttttttttatctctttttgcttttaattgaaCTAAGGTGGC
This window of the Capra hircus breed San Clemente chromosome 6, ASM170441v1, whole genome shotgun sequence genome carries:
- the LOC102181107 gene encoding RE1-silencing transcription factor — its product is MATQVMGQSSGGGGLFTGSATMGMALPNDMYDLPDLSRAELAAPQLIMLANVALTGEVNGGCCDYVVGEERQMAELMPVGDSNFSDSDGEGLEESPEVKGQPNGLENMELESLELSVVQPQPVFEVAAASETYSSNKDLPQETPVAEDKCKNLKTKPFRCKPCQYEAESEEQFVHHIRVHSAKKFFVEESAEKQAKARESGSSTGEEGDFSKGPIRCDRCGYNTNRYDHYTAHLKHHTRAGDNERVYKCIICTYTTVSEYHWRKHLRNHFPRKVYTCGKCNYFSDRKNNYVQHVRTHTGERPYKCELCPYSSSQKTHLTRHMRTHSGEKPFKCDQCSYVASNQHEVTRHARQVHNGPKPLNCPHCDYKTADRSNFKKHVELHVNPRQFNCPVCDYAASKKCNLQYHFKSKHPTCPNKTMDVSKVKLKKTKKREADLPDNKITSEKTETEQTKVKGDVTGKKNERPVKVEKKENVSKEKKPCSNASSQVTTRTRKSAMEGKEVDVSPGNNSEKSCKSKKSKRKVEAEAHSLQEPVNDEEPVTKKKKKAESKSRNSQEVPKGDSKVEENKKQNICMKNSTKKKTVRSKSCRKSSQPAQRRPTQMESAQVGCVQTEPLPPPSPPPPPPMGCGEVKAVQKGPIHMEPSPPMEPVQVTPVQMEPSPPLPPPPPEPAQVGSVQIEPPPPPPPVGDAEIEVVQEEPVQTEPPPPTEPVPRRSPRKDNRKEKSSMLSEMARKEQVLIEVGLVPVKDKQLLEESASAQDLFAPSPPLPKEKLKGEESEDQNVFPAGEGNKEAPLEKVGAEEADKSLAGVAAVIKESANTSSSEQNLNMPEGETSEDKPQAEAMLCAMETDTDEKQAENFPNRDSAVEEPVSPPLPSLPLEKHEAVSTTAVASPPVTVAVNEPQEMDEDEGIHSHDGSDLSDNTSEDSDDSGLNGARLVPQETSGKDGKDALAVKVAEGDFVCIFCDRSFRKEKDYSKHLNRHLVNVYFLEKAAQGQE